The Deltaproteobacteria bacterium GWC2_65_14 genome contains the following window.
GGCCCCCTGCAGCGGCGCTCGGATGCCAAGGTATTTGCGAGACGGTGCACTAGACCAGTCTCAGGTCGGAGAGGACCTTGGCGAGCACCTTCCGGTTCGCGTCCGACATCGGGCAGAGGGGGAGGCGGAACTCCTCCCGGATCCGTCCCATCATGGCGAGGGCGGTCTTGGCGGGAATCGGGTTCGTCTCGATGAAGCAGGCGTTGAAGAGCGGCCAGAGCCGGTAGTGAATCTCCCGGGCCCTGGAGATCTCGCCGATCACGTAGGCGTCGTAGAGATCGGCCATCGCCCGCGGCGCGACGTTCGAGGTCACGGAGATGACCCCCTTCGCCCCGAGCGCCAGCATCGGGAAATAGAGGAAGTCGTCCCCGGAGAGCACGCAGAACTTCTTCGGAGTCTCCCGGAGGATGTCGCAGATCTGGTTCAGGTTCCCCGACGCCTCCTTCACCCCGACGATGTTCGGGATCTCCGCGAGGCGCGCGACGGTAGCGGCCGTCATGTTCACTCCGGTCCTCCCGGGGACGTTGTAGAGAATGATCGGGATGTCGGCCGACTCCGCCACCGCCCGGAAGTGCCGGTAGAGCCCCTCCTGGGTCGGCTTGTTGTAGTAGGGGGTGATGACGAGCGCCCCGCTCGCCCCCGCCTTCCGGGCATACCGGGTGAGCAGGATCGCCTCCCGGGTGTTGTTCGAGCCGGTCCCCGCGATGACGGGAACCTTCCCCCCGGCCGCGTCGATGACGGTGTCGATCACCCGCTCGTGCTCTTCGAAAGAGAGGGTGGCGGATTCTCCCGTGGTGCCGCACGGGACGATCCCGTCCGTCCCGCTCTCGATCTGGAACCGGACCAGCTTCCGCAGCGCCGCCCGGTCCACCTTCCCGTTCCGGAACGGCGTGACCGTCGCGACAATGGCCCCCTGAAACATCGCTTCACCCCCTCAGTAAGAGTAGGCTTCCTCGGCAATCACCCCGTCGCAGGACCACGAGGTGTCCCCTTCCAGGAATACGTCCCCGAAATCCTTCCGCCCGGAGTCGAAGTGGATCGTGAGCAGCTCCCCCCCCCGGGTCCGGACCCCCACCGGAGGGGTGGCGAGCCCGTGGACCGCCGCCAGGATGCCGCAGGCCACCGCCCCGGTCCCGCAGGCCAGAGTCTCCCCCTCCACCCCCCGCTCGTAGGTGCGGATCCGGATCTCGCCGTTCCCGGCGAGGGCGAAGTTCACGTTCGTCCCCCGCGGGGAGAAGGCCCGGTGGGTCCGGATCCCGCGGCCGACCCCCAGGACGTCCGCCTTCTCCAGGTCGGGAACGAACAGGACGACGTGGGGCACCCCGGTGTTCAGGAAGGAATACCGGTACTTCCGGCCTCCCAGCGTGAGCGTCCTGTCGCGCGCAAGCCCGCGGGGAGCGGTCATCTGGAGCTTCACGCGGCGCCCCCGGACCTCGGCGCGGATGATCCCGGCGCCGGTCCGGAAGGACATCCGCGTCTTCGCGATCCCCCGCTCGGCCGCGAAGCGCGAGGCGCACCGCCCCCCGTTGCCGCACATCTCCGCGACGGAACCGTCGGCGTTGTGGAACCTCCACCGGAAGTCGACCGTCCGGTCCCGCTCGAGGAAGATCATCCCGTCCGCCCCGATCGACCGCTTCCGGTCGCACACCTTCCGGACGAACTCCGGGAAGCCGGCCCCGTCCATCACGCCGTCCCGGTTGTCGACCAGGAGAAAATCGTTCCCGCTGCCGTTCAGCTTGGAAAAGGGGATCTTCTTCTTCACGCGTGCACCCGATTTCGGATATTTCGCTATCCTAACAGAATGCCGGATTCCATTCCACGGGAAGCGCCGGAACCCGGCGGCGCCCTACTTCCGTCCCTTGCCGCGCCGCAGAAAGGAGGCCGTCCGCTCGCCCCGGTCGAGGTCCCGGACCGCCTCGCGCTCCCGCACCACCTCGAACGAATCCCCGGAGACCATCACCTCCGCCGCCCGCGGGCGGGAATTGTAGGTGGAGGACATCGAGAAGCCGTACGCCCCGGCGCTCATCACCGCCAGCAGGTCTCCCGACGCGACGGCCGGGAGCCTGCGGTCCCGTGCGAGGAAGTCCCCCGACTCGCAGACGGGTCCGACCACGTCCCCGACCATGCGGCCACGCCGCCCCTTCCCGACCGGGACGATGGCGTGGAACGACCCGTACAGGGAGGGGCGGGCCAGGTCGTTCATCGCGGCGTCCACGATGACGAAATCCTTCCGCCCCTTGCCCTTGGGCGCGGGGGAGGACTTCGTGTAGAGCACGCGGGTGAGCAGCACCCCGGCGTTCCCCACGAGCACGCGCCCCGGCTCTAGCACCAGGGTGATCGGAAGGCCCGCAAACACTTTCCGGACCGCCTCCGCGTACTGCTTCGGGTGCGGCGGCATCTCGTCGTCGTAGGGGATCCCGAGCCCGCCGCCGATGTCGACCAGCCGGATCGGGAGGCCCATCCGGAGGAGGCGCTCGACCAGCGCCCGCA
Protein-coding sequences here:
- a CDS encoding diaminopimelate epimerase: MKKKIPFSKLNGSGNDFLLVDNRDGVMDGAGFPEFVRKVCDRKRSIGADGMIFLERDRTVDFRWRFHNADGSVAEMCGNGGRCASRFAAERGIAKTRMSFRTGAGIIRAEVRGRRVKLQMTAPRGLARDRTLTLGGRKYRYSFLNTGVPHVVLFVPDLEKADVLGVGRGIRTHRAFSPRGTNVNFALAGNGEIRIRTYERGVEGETLACGTGAVACGILAAVHGLATPPVGVRTRGGELLTIHFDSGRKDFGDVFLEGDTSWSCDGVIAEEAYSY
- a CDS encoding 4-hydroxy-tetrahydrodipicolinate synthase, with product MFQGAIVATVTPFRNGKVDRAALRKLVRFQIESGTDGIVPCGTTGESATLSFEEHERVIDTVIDAAGGKVPVIAGTGSNNTREAILLTRYARKAGASGALVITPYYNKPTQEGLYRHFRAVAESADIPIILYNVPGRTGVNMTAATVARLAEIPNIVGVKEASGNLNQICDILRETPKKFCVLSGDDFLYFPMLALGAKGVISVTSNVAPRAMADLYDAYVIGEISRAREIHYRLWPLFNACFIETNPIPAKTALAMMGRIREEFRLPLCPMSDANRKVLAKVLSDLRLV